The following DNA comes from Vibrio gigantis.
TGATGTGTCCGTTTGATCCAGAGTAAGTGAAACACTGATCTCTGAGGTGGTGATAAGATCGACCGAGATCTTATGTTTAGCAAGGATCTCGAACACTTTTGCCAAAAAACCATACGCATGGAACATGTTAGCGCTACGGAGTGTAACCATGGTTTGGTTACATCGTAGGGCAAGCGCTCTGAACAGTGGAGAGCTTTCTACCTGTTGGCGAATCCAAGTGCCACCTAATTCTGGTGCTTTAGAGGAGCCGACAAATACCGGGATTTGGTGGCGCAGTGCAGGTACTAGAGTTGATGGGTGCAAGATCTTCGCACCAAAATTTGCCATTTCCGATGCTTCACTGAAGCTGATCTCAGGGATAGGGGAAGCTTTAGGTGCAATACGAGGGTCAGTAGTGTAGATACCTGGAACATCCGTCCAGATCTCTAAACCAATCGCCTGTACCGATTCGGCAATCAGTGCTGCTGAATAATCACTGCCACCTCGGCCTAAAGTCGTGGTGTTGCCTTCGCTATCAGCACCGATAAAGCCTTGGGTAACGACTACTTGTTGTCGGCAAAGTGGAATAAGTTTCTCTTGTGCTAGAGCGGCAATATCTTCTAGTTGAGGTTCGGCTTTACCAAAATCATCATTAGTACGCATTACATCTCTGATATCGAAACGAACAGCAGGGGTGCCTCGTTCACGAATGATTTGAGCCAAGATGTGTGTCGACATCAACTCGCCACATGCGACGAGGTGATCAGTCAGTTTGGTACTGGTTTGGAATGATGCGGCCTCTGCAGCGCTTGCAATGTCATCAAGAATACAGTGAACTTCTTTCTCGATGCTGATTGGGTCTGCGAGTTGGTCAAGAATTGCATTATGAATGTCCGTTAATTGCGCCATTAGTTCCTGACGACGAGCTTTGTCTTGAACACCATTCGCCAGTTCAACTAGCAAGTTAGTGACGCCAGAGCATGCACTACTCACGACCAGTTTCGTATTTGAGTTGTTTTCAATAATGGCAGCACAACGGCTCATTGCTTCAAAGTTGGCAACACTTGTTCCACCAAACTTAGCGACATTAAAAGAACCAGCTACATTAGATGCACTCACGATATATCTCCCACGACTTCCTAAAATAAAATTACGGTTGGGTAATCCAACGTCCGATGTTTTTCGAAGAGAGTTTTAGAGCAAAAAGAGAGGAATTATTAGAATAGTAACCTCAGAAGCTCTTCACCATATAGAAATGGCGACAGTTGACGGGATTCAGCCCGCTCAACCGATAATAAAGGTCCTGCATCCTTTTATTATCTCGGCACTGCTCCCCATAAATGTTTTGTATTGGAAATGCGGTTCCACAAAACATCTGCCTGGGCAGTGCTCCTCTTCTGCTAGATAGCCATTTCATTGAACGTGTTTGCGGTAACAATGTCAATTGGTAACTTGAGATTATTGAAAAATAATTTTAACAATTATGTGACAGTGGTTTGACCTCAATACTTATGGCTAATTGCTGAGGTAATCAATTTGCTTTAGGGTGGATTGTTCACAACATTAACGTAAGGGATGTACATGTCTAATTTAACACTCACTACTGCTATCGATAGCTTTTATCCACCACACCGAACGTTAATGGGACCAGGTCCTTCTGATATTTCACCTCAAGTGCTACAGGCTTTGAGCCGTCCTACGATAGGTCACCTAGATCCGTTGTTTATTGCGATGATGGATGAGCTTAAACAGCTTCTTAAGTACGCTTTTCAGACTGAAAACGAATTTACGATTGCCGTTTCTGCACCGGGCAGCGCGGGTATGGAAACCTGTTTTGTTAACTTGATTGAGCCTGGTGAAAAGGTAATCGTTTGTCGTAACGGTGTCTTCGGTGAGCGTATGCGAGAAAATGTGGTGCGCTGTGGTGGCGAAGCCATCCTTGTTGACGACGAGTGGGGCAAGCCTGTTTCTGTCGACAAAGTAGAAAAAGCATTGGCAGAAAACCCCGATGCTGTTGCTGTCGCGTTTGTGCATGCCGAGACATCAACTGGAGCGCTATCGGATGCTCAAGCTATCTCGGCTATTGCTCGTCAGTTTGATGCCTTAACGATTGTCGATGCGGTGACATCATTAGGTGGTGTGCCATTGCTGGTTGATGAGTGGCAGCTTGATGCGGTTTATTCGGGAAGCCAGAAATGTCTATCTTGTGTGCCGGGTTTGTCTCCAGTGACTTTCTCTCAGCGTGCTGTCGAGAAAATGAAGGCGCGTCAATCACCAGTACAAAGTTGGTTCTTAGATCAGAGCTTGGTATTAGGTTATTGGAGTGGCGAAGGTAAGCGTAGCTATCACCATACTGCACCTGTAAACAGTCTTTATGCGCTACATGAGTCTCTTGTGCTACTGAAAAATGAAGGCCTAGATAATGCCTGGTCTCGCCATCACGCAATGCATCAAGAGTTGAAAGAGGGAGTCGAAGCTTTAGGACTGAAGTTTGTGGTTGATGAAGATAGCCGCTTACCACAACTTAACGCACTTTATTTCCCTGAAGGAATTGATGAGGCTAAGATCAGATCGCAGCTTCTAGAAGAATATAACCTTGAAATCGGTGCTGGGCTTGGCTCTTTGGCTGGTAAGGCGTGGCGTATCGGCCTAATGGGTTACGGTGCTCGTAAAGAGAATGTCGCGCTGTGTCTAAAAGCGCTAAAAGATGTTTTGAAATAGTTGTAATTAACTGAAATTAAAAAAAGCGCACGAGAGAACGTGCGCTTTTTTTGTTTGCTTTAAAGGTAATACGACGAATTAATATCTCGTAAACTCTTAGTTACTCTGCCGACGAGACGTTGTTTTCAGCTTGAGATATTTTCTTGTATTGAACCTGTGAAAAGTCTCTGTTTGGGAATAAAAACTTTGCTTCGCTACGGATCTGTTCCGCCTTACTTTCTTCTCCGAGCCCTTGATACGCCAAAATCAAGTTACTGTAGAAAGCAGGTCTTGGCTTGCTCTTTATGATCTCCAACGACCAATCAATGTAAGGCTGTATAAGGCTAGGATCGGCTTTATATAGACCAATGTTAAGGTAGGTGCTGTATATGTCCCAATCGTAGCGATCTTTCCAAACGACTGGGTTAGTCACTTGTTTGAGAATATCTGGGTTCTTTGGCTTAGACAGTTCAAACTTAGTCAGTACATAGTTGGTATGCAGAGCGCTCAACATATAAAAACTCACCAAGATAGGTATTACTAAGCTCGATACTCGAAACAAGGTTTTACTTATGATACTGAACGGCTGTTGATAATGTCGGGAAGAGCGTTGATCGACCCAGTAAATCAATATAATGAACGTTATCCAGTGAATTGCAGAGTGATAAAAAGGATACTCAAGCTGGGAGTGTAAAAGGATTGGGATGAATAAAGCGAGCAGAGCTAGTCGCGTTCCTTTTGCAGAACTTGCTATGCGTGACATAACCAATATTGCAGCTATCAAGATCCCGATGATTGGTACAATTCCCCCTTCTACTCCCCAAAACAGGAATTCATTGTGCGGGTGATCCATTGAAGGAAGACCTGGATGATAGTTCGAGTTGAGTTGATGTTGGCGAGCTGTATATAGCGTGTACTCAGACTCAAATTTTCCGTAACCATAACCTGTAAATGGCTTTTCGATCATCATATCTAGAGCTTGTGGAAACGTATAAGCTCTTGGGCTTTCTAAGTTAGCCCTTTTGCTTGCGAGGCTGTCAGTCGAACTGAGGCTGATCACCGAAAAAGCGACGATGACACCGACAAGCACTGATGCGCACCAACCGTAGAAGCGTTTCTTGGTCGAGAATTTGTATAGGTAAGGCAGAATACATACAAACCCAATGACAGCTGCCAACCATCCCGTACGTGACGCAATAATAATTAGTAAGGGTACAGTTAAGGTTGGAGTTAAATACAGTAAGAATGACTCGCTAATCTTGTGATTATATTTAGCGGGCTGTCTCGCTAAAAGATAAGCAGATAGCACAAAACCAGTAGCAAGGAAGCTTGCCATTACATTAGGCTGTTGGAATATCCCATATGGTCGGTTCGCAGAAGTGTTGTAACCAAATAGGTTGCCAGGCTCCAATAAGAAATATTGCATATAGCCAAAGAGTGCTTGTATAACCACAGCAAGCACAATGAACCACAACATGCGTTGCTTGTGCTTATTGCTGAACTTAAATTGCTGCAGCACGACGAACAGTGCGAAGCCTGCCCATAACCCGAGTAAGCGCCCTGATGCTCCTTGAGGTGCGGCATTGCTGTATAGAATCGGCAGTGTCAGTATCACGCAGCTGATCAGTAAACCTACGGTTAGCTTGGAATATTTAAGTACCCGATTTGTCGCTAGTTGATAAAAACCAATTGCTAAGGTGAAGCTTAATGCTAGCCAAGTTGTTGGGTTAAATGATAACGCAAGGCCTGAGCCGCCAGGGTTCGGCATAAAAAAATGCATGGCTAACAAGAATACAACAGCTAAAGAAGCCAGAAATGCTTTATTGAGTGGCAGCTGAGTGACCTGATTTTCTAGCTGGGTACCGCTAGTGTGTATTGTTGCCATAAATCCCTAACCTTATAAAAACGGAGCTTGTTCCCTCTGAAACAAGCTCCGTTACTTTAACATTTTTCTGTGTGCTCGCAGGGCGCTATTTTACACCTACTTCAAATTTAACATAGGCTTAAGGAAGCGAGCTGTGTGTGAACCTTCGACTAACGCCACATCTTCAGGTGTACCTTCTGCAACAATCTCACCGCCACCTTGACCACCTTCAGGGCCAAGATCTAGGATCCAGTCTGCTGTTTTAACGACATCTAAGTTATGCTCAATCACCACAACCGTATTACCGTGATCGCGTAGTCTATGTAATACCGTCAATAGCTGCTGGATATCGTGGAAATGAAGACCTGTTGTTGGTTCATCAAGAATGTATAAGGTTTTTCCTGTATCTCGCTTGGATAGCTCACGCGCTAATTTAACACGCTGTGCTTCACCACCAGATAAGGTTGTCGCTGCTTGCCCTAATCGAATGTAAGAGAGGCCTACGTCCATGAGTGTTTGCAGTTTACGTGCAATCACTGGAACTGGATTAAAGAACGCACGCGCATCTTCTACGGTCATTTCTAGAACTTCGTCAATGGTTTTGCCTTTATAACGAACTTCTAGTGTTTCACGGTTATAGCGCTTACCTTTACACACATCACAAGGCACATATACATCGGGCAAGAAGTGCATCTCCACTTTGATTACACCATCACCCTGACAAGCCTCACAACGGCCACCTCGAACGTTAAAACTAAATCGTCCTGGCTTGTAACCGCGGGAACGTGATTCCTGAGTGCCTGCGAACAATTCACGGATAGGAGTGAAGATCCCGGTGTAGGTCGCAGGGTTTGATCTTGGTGTACGACCGATAGGACTTTGATCAATATCGATTACTTTGTCGAAATGCTCTAAGCCTTTTATCTTTTTGTGTTGTGCAGGAACCGCAGTCGTTGCACCGTTTAATTGAGTGTGGGCGACTTTAAAGAAGGTGTCGTTGATCAGCGTTGATTTACCCGAGCCTGAAACCCCTGTAATACAACTAAATAAACCAACTGGAATAGTGGCAGTGACATTTTTTAAATTGTTACCTGACGCGCCAATGATCTCGACAACCTTTTTCTTATCGATCGGTGTTCTCTTTTCTGGCACTGCAATTTCTTTAGCACCGCTCAGGTATTGGCCCGTCAATGAGTTCGGGTTTTCGATGATGTCTTGCATGGTACCTTCTGCAACCACGTGACCACCATGAACCCCTGCTCCTGGACCGATATCAATAACATGGTCAGCGCAACGAATTGCATCTTCGTCATGTTCCACAACAAGCACGGTATTACCTAAGTCTCTGAGGTGAATCAAGGTTTGCAGTAGACGTTCATTATCACGCTGGTGGAGGCCAATTGATGGCTCATCGAGTACATACATAACGCCAACTAGTCCTGCTCCAATTTGACTTGCTAGACGAATACGTTGCGCTTCACCACCAGACAGAGTTTCAGCACTGCGTGATAGGTTCAGGTAATTTAAACCAACGTTGACTAAGAAATGCAGGCGATCATTGATCTCTTTCATCACTTTGTCTGCGATTTGTCCACGCTGACCGTCTAGCTTCAATTCTTGGAAAAATTGTAGAGCGTCAGCAATGCTGAGTTCAACGATTTCTGGCAGTGTTGTATCACCAATGAAGACATTACGAGCTTCTAGTCTCAGACGAGTACCGTCACAGCTTGAGCATGACTTCGTTGAGATGTACTTAGCAAGATCTTCTCGAACCGCGCTTGATTCAGTATCACGATAACGGCGCTCGAGCGTATTTAAAATGCCTTCAAACGGATGACGTTTTACGCGGATATCACCACGATCATTGATGTATTTGAATTCAACTTCAGTGCGACCGGAGCCTTTGAGAATGATCTCTTGAGTCTTCTTTGGTAGAGAGTTAAATGGCGCAAACAGATCAAAACCATAATGCTCTGACAGTGATGTTAGCATCTGGAAATAGTAATAGTTCTTTTGATCCCAACCTTTGATCGCACCTTCTGCAATGCTTAGGCTCTCATCTAAAATTACCCGGCTTGGATCAAAATACTGTTGAACACCAAGACCATCACACGTACCACAAGCACCGGCTGGGTTATTAAATGAGAACAGGCGAGGCTCAAGTTCCTGCATGCTGTAACCACATTTTGGACAAGCGAAGTTAGCAGAGAATACGATTTCTTCTTGATCTGTTTCATCCATCCAACCGACAATGGCAATACCACCAGAGAGTTCTAATGTGGTCTCGAATGACTCAGCTAAGCGCTGTTGAAGATCAGGACGAACCTTGAATCTGTCTACCACAACTTCAATGGTGTGCTTCTTATGAAGTTCAAGTGCTGGTGGATCGGATAGATCACAGGTTTCGCCATCAATGCGCGCACGGATAAAGCCTTGCGCAGCTAAGTTTTCCAGTGTTTTAACATGTTCACCTTTGCGCTCTTTGACGATCGGTGCCATTAACATCATCCTTGAACCTTCAGGTAGTTCTAATACCTTATCGACCATTTGGCTGATGGTTTGCGCAGCTAGGGGAGTGTTGTGATCTGGACAGCGAGGTTCGCCAACTCGCGCGTACAATAATCTAAGATAATCATAGACTTCAGTAATTGTACCGACGGTTGAACGAGGGTTATGTGAAGTCGACTTTTGTTCTATTGAGATAGCTGGAGATAGGCCTTCAATATGGTCGACATCAGGCTTTTCCATAAGGGATAGAAATTGGCGAGCGTAAGCAGACAAAGACTCAACATAGCGGCGCTGACCTTCTGCGTAGAGTGTGTCAAACGCAAGTGATGACTTTCCTGAACCTGATAATCCGGTGATAACAGTCAGTTTGTCACGTGGAATGGTTAGGTTGACGTCTTTGAGGTTATGCGTACGAGCGCCTCTAATTTCTATTTTATCCATCTCAATAGACCATGTAATTTTAAGTGGCTAAAGTATTACATAGAGTGAGATTTGTGCAAAGTTTTACTGGATAAAAAAACAGTAAAATCCAAAAGGGCGACTCAAAGAGTCGCCCTTTTTATAATCTGTAACGTTAGTTATTAGCTAGCCGTTATGCTTCTTTTGTTGTTGAGTGTTTACCTAGCTCAATTTGTTGCTGGTCTTTCTTGTATAGGTTTTCAAAGCAGTAGTTTGTTGCTTCGATGTAGCCTTCTACACTACCACAGTCAAAACGTTGGCCTTTAAATTTGTAAGCCAATACACAGCCTGCTTTTGCTTGTTTAAGCAAAGCATCAGTAATCTGGATTTCGCCGCCTTTGCCTGGTTCCGTTTGTTCGATTAGCTCAAAGATATCTGGAGTTAGAATATAACGGCCAATGATCGCTAGGTTGCTTGGCGCAGTGCCTTGCTCTGGTTTCTCAACCATGTCATCAACACGGAAAAGGTCATCTTTAATCATTTCGCCAGAGATAACACCGTACTTGTGAGTCTCTTCCTCTGGAACTTCTTGTACTGCAACAATTGAGCAGCGGAACTGTTTGTATAGCGCAACCATTTGAGCTAATACGCCTTGCTGTTCGTTAACACAAAGGTCATCGGCAAGTACGACTGCGAATGGTTCATCACCAACCAGTTCACGACCTGTCAAGATAGCGTGACCAAGGCCTTTCATTTCACGTTGGCGAATATAAGTGAAGTTTGCAGCTTCAATTGTTTCGCGGATATTAACCAACAAGTCTTCTTTGTTGGTACCACTAATCTGGTGCTCAAGCTCGTAGTTCTTATCAAAGTGGTCCATCAACGAGTGCTTACCACGTCCAGTAACAATACACATTCCATCCATACCAGCTTCGATAGCTTCCTCTACACCGTATTCAATCAGAGGTTTGTTTACAACTGGCATCATTTCTTTCGGCATTGATTTAGTTGCTGGTAAGAAACGTGTACCGTAGCCAGCTGCCGGGAAAAGGCACTTTTTGATCATGATAAGACCCTTTATCTATAATAATTATTGATTCAACTGAGTTGTTGATATTTCTGAGGGCAACTCTAGCATAAGTGATGTCGAAAATTCAGCAACAATACCTATGGTTTACTAGAGCTTTCCTCAAAATTATCGTCAGATTAAGAGACGGATCGATTATGCAAGCAGATTCTGGTTTGCCCACGCAATGGCTTGAACTCTATTTTTGACCGCTAACTTACGGAATATCTGATAAAGGTGGGATTTGACCGTGAACTCACTAATAAATAAGTCATCGGCTATTTGCGTGTTTGATGACCCTGACTGAAGGCAACGAATAACCTGGATCTCGCGAATGGTGAGATCAACATTAGTAGGTGTTGTGTTGGTATTGACCATATTACGATAATAAAACAGCAGTTGATTGGTTACCTTTCTCGGCAGCCAGTTATCGCCATCAATGACTTCTTGAAGACCACGAGCAATCTTATCTTTTTGCTCTGTGCTGTAAAATAGCCCTTTAAGTACACCATAGGTAAGAAGTTCCGAGGTTGGAAGTTGCTGAGGGACATTGAATAAGATGATCTCATGGTTTTTCCACATAACAGCCAGGTTAGGACAAATAACCAGTAGTTGTGGCACCTCTTTATAATCGACGAGCAAGATCCGATTGCTCTGCTTTCTATCAACTAGCATTAATTCATCGGGCGTCATTTTGTAGAGAATAATAGATAAATGCTTTTCTATCTCTTTTACATGTAGATAGGTGTCGTTTGGGTCGATGCACAGAAAATGCAAAGTGCGAGCGTATCGTGATTTTCTCATTGAAACGTCCTGCTTTGGTAGAATTAGATTCCACGTTGTCATGCAGGCTTTCGCTTCTCTAGCGCCTTAATTGTGACTTGCGTTGAATATCAATTATCAAAGTAAATGAGAGGTTTGTAAGTGGAGAAAAAAGCAACATCGCTCTGAATATCATGATTTGTTACGTTTTTATTCTTTGTCTTGAGGAGAGAATAGGAATGCGATTTATCACTGCAGAAAAGCATGCTATTCTTGTGCGCTAAAATTTTCTGAGACTATGAATTTAGACGGAGCAAATCATGGCTAGCCGTGGAGTTAACAAAGTTATATTAGTGGGTAACCTAGGTAATGACCCTGAAATTCGTTACATGCCAAATGGTGGCGCAGTAGCGAACATTACCATTGCAACGTCAGAGTCATGGCGTGATAAAGCAACTGGCGAGCAGCGTGAAAAAACAGAATGGCACCGTGTTGCGCTGTTTGGCAAGCTAGCGGAAGTTGCTGGTGAGTACCTACGTAAAGGTTCTCAAGTTTACATTGAAGGTCAACTTCAAACTCGTAAATGGCAAGATCAAAGCGGTCAAGATCGCTACACAACAGAAGTGGTTGTTCAAGGCTTCAACGGTGTTATGCAAATGCTTGGCGGCCGTGCTCAAGGTGGTGCTCCTGCTCAAGGTGGTATGGGTAACAACCAACAGCAAGGTGGTTGGGGCCAACCACAGCAGCCACAACAACAGCAGCAACAATACAGTGCTCCAGCTCAACAGCAGCCGAAAGCACCTCAACAAGCTCCTCAGCAGGCTCAACCTCAATATAATGAGCCGCCAATGGATTTTGATGATGACATCCCATTTTAAGCCCTGTTTTTAATATATTATAAAGACAGTATTAAATTGGAAAAAGCCGCGTTCGTCGCGGCTTTTTGTTACCTACAATTCTTAACGCTTTATTTACAACGTCAATTTATAGTATAAGTAGCAATACGGTATAATGTGAGTTGAAAAGGATTTCGTTATTCATGAGATATACCCCGACACTAAAATTGAGCACTCGATTGGTCGCATTTGTTACTGTGATAGTGATCAGTGCGATGTTCATTCTTTTTATTGGTGGCACACTTTCCTTTAAGCGTATTGGACAGGAATATTTAGACCATTATTTGGTTGGTATTGTCGACGTTGTAGATAAAGAGATGGAAGATCCCGACGCCGCGTATTCAATGCAGCGCTGGATGCCTAAGATGTTACAGGCGAGCAATATTGTTGAGATGAAACTCTCGAACAAGACTGGCATCGTTTATCGTTTCAAAGATACCTCTCCACAAATTGATCCCAATCGTCTCTATGAGAAAAGCTTTATTTTAGAGCGCAATGAAGGGTATCGAATCGAATTTAAAGCACTCCCTCCTTATATTGGCTACAACTATTCAATGGAAGCGATGTGGTCAATTACTTTGGCTGTCGCATTAGTTCTATTCTGTCTTGCTCGTGGTGTTCGTTGGTTGAAGGAGCAACTCATGGGTTCTGAGATTTTGGAAGAGCGAGGAAGAATGATCTTGGCTGGGCAGGTTGAACCTCATGCAAAGGGAGATGAGCGTGAGTGGCCTTATACCGCAAGTGAAGCCTTGGATGTATTGATTGAAGAGTTACAAGATGCTCGTCAAGAACGAAGTCGCTTTGACACATTCATTCGTACCCACACCTTCCTAGATAAACTCACGGGAACCGCAAACCGAGTTTTATTCGATAATAAGCTAGAATCGGCACTGCATGAGAGTGGTGCTCGAGGTGGTGTGCTACTGATACGCATCGACGAATGGGAGCAAGTTCGTGATGCTAACGATAAGCAAATCACTGACGGCTTTATTATTGAAGTCGGTGAAGTACTATCGAATATCGTTCAGCGTTATCCTGATGTCATTTTTTCTCGTTATTATGAAGCGGACTTTGCTGTATTTATCCCTCATCAAGGAGCAAAAGATATTGCGACCTTGGCCGCTCAGTGCTTAAGACAGTTAGATAAGCTAACCCCTCCAGAGCCTTTGGAATCGGATAACTGGTGTCATATCGGTGTGACCATGTATACCGAAGGTGAGCGCCACAGTCAGATTATGGATGAAACGGAAACGGCATTAAAGAGTGCTCAGTTAGAGCGTATTAATAACTGGAGCCGTTACCCGAAACAGAATAAGAACGAGCTTGATAGAGGCAGTGTTCGTTGGAGAACATTACTTGATAAAGCGCTGATTCCTGAAAATTTAGTAATCTTTGCTCAGCGGTGTTATCTTATGCCGGAATCTGGTCAAGCCAATGAATTACATAGAGAAATATTCACTAGAATTCAGGACCCTGACAAAGGCTTATTGAAATCGTCTCGATTTATGCCTGCGGTTGAGCAAGTGGGTTATCAAGCTCAAATGGACCAATCGGTCCTAAGGGTTTTGTTGAAATCGCTGAAAGAATCAACTCAGCCTATCAACTACTCTGTGAACCTGAATGTGACTCCATTTGCTAATAAACAGCATTTTAAGTGGTTCAGAAGTGAGTTGTTACAGCTCTCTGCTCAACACCGTTCTCAGCTTGCTTTTGAGTTTCCCGAAGGGCACTTGATTGCTCATCTTGATTATATGAGACCGGTGGCAAAGATGCTGCGAGGTTTAGGGTGTAAAATTGTGGTTGGCCAAGCTGGACGAACCATTGTTAGCACTCACTATATAAAGGATTTGAAAGTTAATTATATTAAGCTTCATCGAAGCCTAATAAAGAAAATCGATCAAAGGCATGAGAACCAACTGTTTGTCCGAAGCTTAATTGGGGCTTGCGGTGATTCTCCAACTCAAGTGATTGCAGTTGGAGTCGAGACAAAACAAGAAAAGAATACCTTGATAGAGTTAGGCATTAACGGCTATCAAGGGAGATATTTCGACGAAGAACAACAAATTATTCCTTTACCTAATCAAGCTGAAAAGGCCGTGAAAGCGGAATCTGTTGTCAAAGTTGGAAGAAGAAATCGATGGCGTAAGAGTAGTAGTTAAGAATGAATTTTAAAGCGATTTTAGACAAGATAAAGCCAACGAATAATAAAGGTAGCTCACAAGTTGTTCTATTGGGCAATGATGCTATTTATATTTCATCGATAGATCAAGAACCTCAAGTAACCAGTATTCCAGTGGTTAATGGAGACTGGGAAAGTGCGTTAAAAAAATCGCTTAGCAGTGAGGCGTTTACCAGTAATAGCCTTCAGCTCATTGTCTGTGCGAACTACTACCAAACCTACCAAATTGATAAACCTGATATTCCAGAAAGTGAATGGTCGGTAGCACTGCCTTTTTTACTCAAAGATCTTGTTTCTGAAAGAGTCACTGAAATTACGGCGAGTGCGGTCGCGCTACCGACGTCGAACAAGCTGCAAGTGTATGTGTTGCCTAAAAAGCTGTTAGATAAGGTCCTAAAGGTTACCAACTCAGTTCAGGTAGAACTAAGTGGTGTGGTTCCAGAAGATGAAATTTGGGGTTACAGCGCTGGCGAACTGTCTAATTTCATTCTTTTACAACGTAGCACTAATTCACACTTTAAGCTTGGTGCGTTTGTTGAAAATACCGTTTGCTTTCAAAGAACAATTCGCAGCGTTGTTCCACCTTTAACAGGTGTTGCGTCAAGTGCTCTACAATTGGACGGCCTTGCTTTAGAGCTTCAACGTTCGATTGATTATCTTTCTTCTCAAATTAAAGGTACTCAACTTCACCAGCTGAAAATCTGTTGTGACGAAGAAGATGAAGCAGAGTTGCAAAGTACTTTAAATAGTACATTGAGCTCGACAGTTTCACTGTTGATTGAAGGAG
Coding sequences within:
- the galU gene encoding UTP--glucose-1-phosphate uridylyltransferase GalU, with protein sequence MIKKCLFPAAGYGTRFLPATKSMPKEMMPVVNKPLIEYGVEEAIEAGMDGMCIVTGRGKHSLMDHFDKNYELEHQISGTNKEDLLVNIRETIEAANFTYIRQREMKGLGHAILTGRELVGDEPFAVVLADDLCVNEQQGVLAQMVALYKQFRCSIVAVQEVPEEETHKYGVISGEMIKDDLFRVDDMVEKPEQGTAPSNLAIIGRYILTPDIFELIEQTEPGKGGEIQITDALLKQAKAGCVLAYKFKGQRFDCGSVEGYIEATNYCFENLYKKDQQQIELGKHSTTKEA
- the lysC gene encoding lysine-sensitive aspartokinase 3; this encodes MSASNVAGSFNVAKFGGTSVANFEAMSRCAAIIENNSNTKLVVSSACSGVTNLLVELANGVQDKARRQELMAQLTDIHNAILDQLADPISIEKEVHCILDDIASAAEAASFQTSTKLTDHLVACGELMSTHILAQIIRERGTPAVRFDIRDVMRTNDDFGKAEPQLEDIAALAQEKLIPLCRQQVVVTQGFIGADSEGNTTTLGRGGSDYSAALIAESVQAIGLEIWTDVPGIYTTDPRIAPKASPIPEISFSEASEMANFGAKILHPSTLVPALRHQIPVFVGSSKAPELGGTWIRQQVESSPLFRALALRCNQTMVTLRSANMFHAYGFLAKVFEILAKHKISVDLITTSEISVSLTLDQTDTSGGAPELPEAARLELEELCSVDIEHDLCLVALIGNNMSESKGYAKQVFGTLEDFNLRMICYGASPHNLCFLLDESVSKLAIQKLHQELFE
- a CDS encoding pyridoxal-phosphate-dependent aminotransferase family protein — protein: MSNLTLTTAIDSFYPPHRTLMGPGPSDISPQVLQALSRPTIGHLDPLFIAMMDELKQLLKYAFQTENEFTIAVSAPGSAGMETCFVNLIEPGEKVIVCRNGVFGERMRENVVRCGGEAILVDDEWGKPVSVDKVEKALAENPDAVAVAFVHAETSTGALSDAQAISAIARQFDALTIVDAVTSLGGVPLLVDEWQLDAVYSGSQKCLSCVPGLSPVTFSQRAVEKMKARQSPVQSWFLDQSLVLGYWSGEGKRSYHHTAPVNSLYALHESLVLLKNEGLDNAWSRHHAMHQELKEGVEALGLKFVVDEDSRLPQLNALYFPEGIDEAKIRSQLLEEYNLEIGAGLGSLAGKAWRIGLMGYGARKENVALCLKALKDVLK
- the uvrA gene encoding excinuclease ABC subunit UvrA, producing the protein MDKIEIRGARTHNLKDVNLTIPRDKLTVITGLSGSGKSSLAFDTLYAEGQRRYVESLSAYARQFLSLMEKPDVDHIEGLSPAISIEQKSTSHNPRSTVGTITEVYDYLRLLYARVGEPRCPDHNTPLAAQTISQMVDKVLELPEGSRMMLMAPIVKERKGEHVKTLENLAAQGFIRARIDGETCDLSDPPALELHKKHTIEVVVDRFKVRPDLQQRLAESFETTLELSGGIAIVGWMDETDQEEIVFSANFACPKCGYSMQELEPRLFSFNNPAGACGTCDGLGVQQYFDPSRVILDESLSIAEGAIKGWDQKNYYYFQMLTSLSEHYGFDLFAPFNSLPKKTQEIILKGSGRTEVEFKYINDRGDIRVKRHPFEGILNTLERRYRDTESSAVREDLAKYISTKSCSSCDGTRLRLEARNVFIGDTTLPEIVELSIADALQFFQELKLDGQRGQIADKVMKEINDRLHFLVNVGLNYLNLSRSAETLSGGEAQRIRLASQIGAGLVGVMYVLDEPSIGLHQRDNERLLQTLIHLRDLGNTVLVVEHDEDAIRCADHVIDIGPGAGVHGGHVVAEGTMQDIIENPNSLTGQYLSGAKEIAVPEKRTPIDKKKVVEIIGASGNNLKNVTATIPVGLFSCITGVSGSGKSTLINDTFFKVAHTQLNGATTAVPAQHKKIKGLEHFDKVIDIDQSPIGRTPRSNPATYTGIFTPIRELFAGTQESRSRGYKPGRFSFNVRGGRCEACQGDGVIKVEMHFLPDVYVPCDVCKGKRYNRETLEVRYKGKTIDEVLEMTVEDARAFFNPVPVIARKLQTLMDVGLSYIRLGQAATTLSGGEAQRVKLARELSKRDTGKTLYILDEPTTGLHFHDIQQLLTVLHRLRDHGNTVVVIEHNLDVVKTADWILDLGPEGGQGGGEIVAEGTPEDVALVEGSHTARFLKPMLNLK
- a CDS encoding PglL family O-oligosaccharyltransferase; the protein is MATIHTSGTQLENQVTQLPLNKAFLASLAVVFLLAMHFFMPNPGGSGLALSFNPTTWLALSFTLAIGFYQLATNRVLKYSKLTVGLLISCVILTLPILYSNAAPQGASGRLLGLWAGFALFVVLQQFKFSNKHKQRMLWFIVLAVVIQALFGYMQYFLLEPGNLFGYNTSANRPYGIFQQPNVMASFLATGFVLSAYLLARQPAKYNHKISESFLLYLTPTLTVPLLIIIASRTGWLAAVIGFVCILPYLYKFSTKKRFYGWCASVLVGVIVAFSVISLSSTDSLASKRANLESPRAYTFPQALDMMIEKPFTGYGYGKFESEYTLYTARQHQLNSNYHPGLPSMDHPHNEFLFWGVEGGIVPIIGILIAAILVMSRIASSAKGTRLALLALFIPILLHSQLEYPFYHSAIHWITFIILIYWVDQRSSRHYQQPFSIISKTLFRVSSLVIPILVSFYMLSALHTNYVLTKFELSKPKNPDILKQVTNPVVWKDRYDWDIYSTYLNIGLYKADPSLIQPYIDWSLEIIKSKPRPAFYSNLILAYQGLGEESKAEQIRSEAKFLFPNRDFSQVQYKKISQAENNVSSAE